In a single window of the Candidatus Eisenbacteria bacterium genome:
- a CDS encoding transporter, which translates to MHPVNLPEHLILVFAAFCAGTVDAIAGGGGLIIVPALLAVGLPPHLALGTNKGQSLFGSLAAAIRYARAGLVDRDTGRITFPTAFLGALIGTTLVLVIRPEVLRPLVLVLLIVAAILVTIVRPNPRGEPRGSKGGAWWAAGLVALAVGTYDGFFGPGAGTFYIAGFVVFLRLSMARASADAKIANFASNVAAAAIFAHRGVIVWSIALPMAGAQLLGGFLGAHIAVRRGDRLIRALVLAVSLALVIKIGRDLYLGR; encoded by the coding sequence ATGCACCCTGTGAATCTCCCAGAGCACCTGATCCTGGTCTTCGCCGCATTCTGTGCGGGGACGGTGGACGCGATCGCCGGTGGGGGTGGCCTGATCATCGTGCCGGCGCTCCTCGCGGTAGGGCTCCCGCCGCATTTGGCCCTCGGAACCAATAAGGGGCAATCGCTCTTCGGTTCGCTCGCGGCCGCGATCCGCTATGCAAGGGCAGGTCTCGTCGACCGGGATACGGGAAGGATCACGTTTCCGACGGCGTTCCTGGGCGCTTTGATCGGGACCACGCTCGTCCTCGTGATCCGCCCGGAGGTGCTTCGGCCGCTGGTGCTCGTCCTCCTCATCGTCGCCGCCATCCTCGTGACGATCGTGCGGCCCAATCCGCGCGGAGAGCCGCGCGGGAGCAAGGGCGGGGCGTGGTGGGCCGCGGGTCTCGTGGCGCTCGCGGTCGGCACCTACGACGGCTTCTTCGGACCGGGTGCCGGGACCTTTTACATCGCGGGGTTCGTCGTCTTTCTGAGGCTGTCGATGGCGCGCGCCAGCGCGGACGCCAAGATCGCGAATTTCGCCTCGAATGTGGCCGCGGCCGCGATCTTCGCCCATCGAGGCGTCATCGTGTGGTCGATCGCGCTCCCGATGGCGGGCGCGCAACTGCTTGGAGGATTCCTCGGCGCCCACATCGCCGTTCGCCGAGGAGATCGCCTCATCCGGGCGCTGGTGCTCGCCGTCTCTCTCGCGCTCGTGATCAAGATCGGCCGAGATCTCTATCTCGGACGCTGA
- a CDS encoding tetratricopeptide repeat protein encodes MTRRLMVLCGSLVWLNLSGAARADVPLYSGLGTLHHAVTTRSPAAQRYFDQGLKLCYAFNHDEAIRAFREAVRLDPSCAMGHWGIAYALGPNVNLPVDPDREREAFAEVQKARQRGAAATARERAYIDALARRYSDDPKADLHALDVAFADAMRGLSVKYPDDLDAAVIFAEALLDVRPWDWWSRDGKPQPGTLEAVQALTRVLRKSPSHIGANHLFIHAIEESPNPARALPAASRLARLAPNAGHLVHMPSHVYMLVGRYHEAAELNRKAIGVDLAYIEKEKPQGVYPHMYLSHNMHMGWAAMSFEGRSKEAIRMARTLASHVSVDMVRTMPPMEFWLPVPYFALARFAKWDEILREPAPPQDMRYTTGMWHYARGVAFAATGNPDAASMERDSLEAIAAAMTPEAMAGLNSSAALLRLATAVLDGERAMRAGRPEEAIESFRAAVAAEDSLHYDEPPPWYYPVRQSLGAALLRAGKPADAEAVYRADLKRHPGNGWSLYGLAEALNARGRITEGLGAKKRFVRAWARADVKLSGSVL; translated from the coding sequence GTGACACGAAGGCTCATGGTGCTCTGCGGATCACTCGTATGGCTCAACCTCTCTGGGGCCGCGCGCGCGGATGTGCCGCTCTACTCGGGCCTCGGCACCCTGCATCACGCGGTAACGACCCGCTCCCCGGCCGCGCAGCGCTACTTCGATCAAGGTTTAAAGCTCTGCTACGCCTTCAATCACGACGAAGCGATTCGGGCGTTCCGGGAGGCGGTAAGGCTCGATCCGTCGTGCGCCATGGGGCACTGGGGAATCGCTTATGCGCTCGGGCCGAACGTGAACCTCCCGGTCGATCCCGACCGCGAACGGGAAGCATTCGCCGAAGTGCAGAAGGCGCGCCAGCGCGGAGCGGCGGCGACGGCACGCGAGCGCGCGTACATCGATGCGCTGGCGAGGCGCTATTCGGACGATCCCAAAGCGGATCTCCATGCGCTGGATGTCGCGTTCGCGGACGCGATGCGCGGGCTCTCGGTGAAATACCCGGACGACCTGGACGCCGCCGTGATTTTCGCCGAGGCGCTTCTCGACGTGAGACCCTGGGACTGGTGGTCGCGCGACGGGAAGCCGCAGCCTGGAACGCTGGAGGCCGTCCAGGCCCTGACCCGGGTGCTCCGGAAGAGCCCATCCCACATCGGGGCGAACCATCTCTTTATCCACGCGATCGAGGAATCCCCCAATCCGGCGCGCGCCCTTCCGGCCGCGAGCCGCCTTGCGCGCCTTGCGCCGAACGCCGGACACCTCGTGCACATGCCCTCGCACGTCTACATGCTGGTTGGTCGGTACCACGAAGCGGCCGAGCTGAACCGCAAGGCGATCGGCGTGGACCTGGCCTATATCGAGAAGGAGAAACCCCAGGGCGTCTACCCGCACATGTACTTGAGCCACAACATGCACATGGGCTGGGCGGCGATGAGCTTCGAGGGCAGGAGCAAGGAAGCGATTCGAATGGCGCGAACGCTGGCCAGCCACGTGTCGGTCGACATGGTGCGCACGATGCCGCCGATGGAGTTCTGGCTTCCGGTGCCCTATTTCGCGCTCGCGCGCTTCGCCAAATGGGACGAGATCCTTCGCGAGCCCGCCCCCCCTCAGGACATGCGGTACACGACGGGAATGTGGCACTACGCGCGCGGCGTGGCGTTCGCCGCGACCGGGAATCCGGATGCCGCCTCGATGGAACGGGACAGCCTCGAGGCGATCGCGGCGGCCATGACGCCGGAGGCGATGGCGGGGCTCAATTCGTCGGCCGCGCTCCTTCGGCTGGCGACGGCCGTCCTGGACGGAGAACGCGCGATGCGAGCGGGACGTCCCGAGGAGGCGATCGAAAGCTTCCGGGCCGCAGTGGCCGCGGAGGATTCGCTCCACTACGACGAGCCGCCCCCCTGGTACTACCCCGTGCGGCAGTCCCTGGGAGCGGCGCTGCTCCGGGCCGGGAAGCCCGCCGACGCCGAGGCGGTCTACCGGGCGGACCTGAAGCGACATCCCGGAAACGGCTGGTCGCTCTACGGGCTCGCCGAGGCTTTGAACGCCCGCGGGCGGATCACGGAAGGGCTCGGCGCGAAGAAGCGTTTCGTTCGCGCGTGGGCGCGGGCCGACGTGAAACTATCCGGGTCGGTGCTCTAA
- a CDS encoding FAD-binding protein, with amino-acid sequence MGLGRADLEGPMRGAAACVFEADPVRYRLHRPFAKRSGAIVVDRLYQLLQNRIEGAVSTPDQFHPAQLTNFGNLHHWTPRFVVEPASARDVAAVVAFARDHGLTVSARGSAHSQSRLAISDGGILLSMPSMRRILDLDPSGRTVDVEGGVVWRDLVRHLAPRNLVPPVLTNNLSVTVGGTLAIAGLGLTSFKYGTQGDNVQELDVVTGTGEKVTCDRRRSPDLFWGSLAGLGQAGIITRARLDLRKAKPMTRTYYLLYDDLRGFLEDAKLAMESGWWDHLESWASPCPQGTKPVAGRRQVFARWFYPFHLTVEFDPENPPDDAKLLRGLKPFDRLYTDDVPTIDFLERMIPVFDLWKQGGTWKHVHAWVETVLPWERAADCIESVLPDLPPSVLVGGHVLLWPAKGKSSRSRFFMRPPGEDLMGFGVLPAIPPRFWEQARPMLDNLSRLTELMGGKRYLSGYIDWDEDRWREHFGDQWEPYCALKRKYDPDSLLNPGFVPFPAARPAGSPASD; translated from the coding sequence ATGGGTCTCGGTCGCGCCGATCTGGAGGGTCCGATGCGGGGCGCGGCCGCGTGTGTTTTCGAGGCCGATCCGGTAAGATACCGGCTTCACCGGCCTTTCGCAAAGCGCTCGGGGGCAATCGTTGTGGATCGACTCTATCAGCTGCTTCAGAACCGCATCGAAGGCGCCGTCTCCACACCGGACCAATTTCACCCCGCCCAGCTGACCAACTTCGGAAATCTCCACCACTGGACTCCGCGATTCGTTGTCGAGCCGGCATCGGCCCGGGACGTCGCGGCGGTCGTGGCCTTCGCCCGGGATCACGGGCTCACGGTTTCGGCGCGGGGCTCGGCGCACAGCCAGAGCAGGCTCGCCATCAGTGACGGCGGCATCCTCCTTTCGATGCCGTCCATGCGGCGCATTCTCGACCTCGACCCTTCCGGCCGGACCGTGGACGTCGAAGGGGGAGTGGTGTGGCGCGACCTGGTGCGCCACCTGGCTCCTCGGAATCTCGTTCCGCCGGTGCTCACGAACAACTTGAGTGTCACCGTGGGCGGCACGCTCGCGATCGCGGGGCTTGGGCTCACGTCGTTCAAGTACGGGACCCAGGGGGATAACGTTCAGGAACTGGACGTCGTGACAGGGACGGGAGAGAAGGTCACGTGTGACCGCAGACGGAGCCCGGACCTGTTCTGGGGGTCGCTCGCTGGTTTGGGCCAGGCCGGGATCATCACGCGAGCGCGCCTCGACTTGAGAAAAGCGAAACCCATGACCCGCACGTATTACCTGCTCTATGACGACCTGCGCGGGTTCCTCGAGGACGCGAAGCTGGCGATGGAGAGCGGGTGGTGGGACCACCTCGAGAGCTGGGCGTCGCCGTGCCCCCAGGGGACCAAACCTGTCGCCGGTCGGAGGCAGGTCTTCGCGCGCTGGTTCTACCCATTCCATCTCACCGTCGAGTTCGATCCGGAGAACCCACCGGATGACGCGAAGCTGCTCCGCGGGCTCAAGCCCTTCGATCGCCTCTACACGGACGACGTGCCGACGATCGATTTCCTGGAGCGGATGATTCCCGTCTTCGATCTGTGGAAGCAGGGAGGAACGTGGAAGCACGTTCACGCTTGGGTCGAGACCGTTCTTCCGTGGGAGCGCGCGGCGGACTGCATCGAATCGGTCCTGCCCGATCTTCCCCCGTCGGTCCTGGTCGGGGGGCACGTGCTCCTATGGCCCGCCAAGGGGAAATCCTCCCGGTCCCGCTTCTTCATGAGGCCGCCGGGCGAGGACCTCATGGGTTTCGGCGTCCTTCCGGCGATTCCGCCGCGCTTCTGGGAGCAGGCCAGGCCGATGCTCGACAATTTGAGCCGGCTCACCGAGCTCATGGGCGGGAAGCGATACTTGAGCGGGTACATCGACTGGGACGAGGATCGGTGGCGGGAGCACTTCGGAGATCAGTGGGAGCCGTACTGCGCGCTCAAACGGAAGTACGATCCCGATTCGCTGCTGAATCCCGGGTTCGTCCCGTTTCCGGCGGCGCGCCCCGCCGGCAGCCCGGCTTCCGACTGA
- a CDS encoding S9 family peptidase — translation MAPPRSARYGSWKSPITPDRIVSETVVLGQPTLGTDAIFWSEMRPREGGRVVIVRRGAEGDIADMIPAPWSARTRVNEYGGGAYVVAGEEIFFSNDGDQRIYSVRRGHEPRPLTPDGKMRYADAVLDPERGRLVCVREDHNVVGTQAETTIVSVPFEGGSEGVVLVRGSDFYSTPRISPDGSRMAWLAWNHPNMPWDGTELWLAEIRGDGSVGERHLVAGGAEESVFQPEWSPGGVLHFVSDRTGFWNLYRFRAGSVEPLTAREAEFGRPQWIFGISTYAFDSPRRIVCLFCERGIWRMALLDAESGSLAPVDLPYTDMRFLRAAAGRALVLAGSPSEPESLVLLDLDTRKPEMVRRSSETAIDPGYLSPAKRVEFPTARGLTAHALYYAPRNRDFVAPEGAKPPLLVRCHGGPTSSAPSTLDLEIQYWTSRGFAVADVNHGGSTGYGRAYRERLNGMWGIVDVEDCGAAARYLVSQGLADPARIAIRGGSAGGYTTLRALESGRVFSAGASYFGIGDLEILAGGYEHKFEWKYSERLIGPYPSRVDIYRERSPVYAADRIQVPVIFFQGTEDVVCPPEQTDMMVRALQERGAPYAYLTFENEGHGFRRGETIRRALEAELFFYSRVFGFEPAEPLEPVPIENFGALR, via the coding sequence GTGGCCCCTCCCCGCAGCGCGAGGTACGGATCCTGGAAGTCCCCCATCACGCCGGATCGGATTGTCTCGGAGACGGTCGTCCTGGGCCAGCCGACCCTGGGAACGGACGCGATTTTCTGGTCCGAGATGCGCCCGAGGGAAGGCGGACGCGTCGTCATCGTGCGCCGTGGCGCGGAAGGCGATATCGCGGACATGATCCCCGCGCCGTGGAGCGCCCGCACCCGGGTCAACGAGTACGGGGGCGGGGCGTACGTCGTCGCGGGAGAGGAGATCTTCTTTTCGAACGACGGCGATCAGCGGATCTATTCGGTGCGGCGCGGCCACGAACCGAGGCCGCTCACCCCGGACGGGAAGATGCGCTACGCGGACGCGGTGCTGGATCCGGAACGCGGTCGCCTCGTCTGTGTCCGCGAGGACCACAATGTCGTTGGGACGCAGGCGGAGACCACGATCGTCTCGGTGCCCTTCGAAGGGGGTTCCGAGGGAGTCGTTCTCGTCCGGGGAAGCGACTTCTACTCGACGCCTCGGATCAGTCCGGACGGATCGCGTATGGCGTGGCTCGCGTGGAATCACCCCAACATGCCGTGGGATGGCACGGAGCTTTGGCTGGCCGAAATCCGCGGCGACGGATCGGTGGGGGAGCGACATCTCGTGGCGGGGGGCGCCGAGGAGTCGGTGTTCCAGCCGGAATGGTCCCCCGGCGGCGTGCTCCACTTCGTCTCCGACCGCACGGGGTTTTGGAACCTCTACCGCTTCCGGGCGGGGTCCGTCGAGCCGCTCACCGCGCGTGAGGCGGAGTTCGGGCGACCGCAGTGGATCTTTGGTATCTCGACCTACGCGTTCGACTCCCCGCGCCGGATCGTCTGCCTTTTCTGCGAACGCGGCATCTGGCGCATGGCGCTCCTCGACGCGGAGTCCGGGAGCCTCGCTCCCGTCGACCTCCCGTACACGGACATGCGCTTTCTCCGGGCCGCGGCGGGTCGGGCGCTCGTTCTCGCGGGCTCCCCGAGCGAGCCGGAGAGCCTGGTCTTGCTCGATCTCGACACGAGGAAGCCCGAGATGGTCCGTCGTTCCAGCGAAACCGCGATCGATCCCGGATACCTTTCCCCGGCGAAGCGCGTCGAGTTTCCGACCGCGCGCGGCCTCACCGCCCATGCGCTCTACTACGCGCCACGGAACCGCGATTTCGTCGCGCCGGAGGGCGCCAAGCCGCCGCTCCTCGTTCGATGCCACGGCGGGCCGACGAGCTCCGCGCCGAGCACGCTCGATCTCGAGATCCAGTACTGGACCTCACGCGGGTTCGCGGTCGCCGACGTGAATCACGGTGGAAGCACGGGCTACGGCCGGGCCTATCGCGAGCGTTTGAACGGCATGTGGGGAATCGTGGATGTGGAGGATTGTGGGGCGGCCGCGCGGTACCTGGTCTCGCAGGGGCTTGCCGATCCCGCGCGTATCGCGATCCGGGGCGGGAGCGCCGGCGGCTACACCACCCTCCGCGCGCTCGAGTCGGGGCGGGTCTTCAGCGCGGGAGCGAGCTATTTCGGCATCGGGGATCTCGAGATCCTGGCGGGCGGCTACGAGCACAAGTTCGAATGGAAGTACTCGGAGCGGTTGATCGGGCCGTATCCCTCGCGCGTCGACATCTATCGCGAGCGCTCGCCCGTCTACGCGGCCGATCGGATCCAAGTCCCCGTGATCTTCTTTCAAGGAACGGAGGACGTCGTCTGCCCGCCGGAGCAGACCGACATGATGGTGCGGGCGCTCCAAGAAAGGGGCGCGCCTTATGCGTATCTCACGTTCGAGAACGAGGGACACGGGTTCCGCCGCGGGGAGACGATCCGCCGCGCCCTCGAAGCCGAGCTCTTCTTCTACTCGCGTGTGTTCGGCTTCGAGCCCGCCGAGCCTCTTGAGCCTGTTCCGATCGAGAACTTCGGGGCGCTGCGCTGA
- a CDS encoding amidase has translation MLSEDIFYLPISELGVRIRSRRLSPVELTEGYLDRIHRYGTKLNAFATVTPDLALTQARAAEREIHSGRYRGPLHGIPYAAKDLLATAGIKTGWGAHPTRDQIPDKDATVVRKLRDAGAVLLGKAAMVEFAGCLGYRFADASLTGPGRNPWDPERWTGGSSSGSGAAVASALVGFAIGTETWGSILCPSAFCGVTGLRPTYGRVSRAGGMVGAYTFDKIGPMARSAADCRVVLQAIAGPDPDDPSASTEPLRLDRGGVELSRLRGALVPLDFTKTKGAEPEVKAAFDRAVADLGALGLKLEEAKLPDFPASEMASLIINAEALSTFENYYKNGGVWELKDPYAPYQREITRALNGADLVKAWRMRTLLQERIADFFSRYDVIVTPNFMSVAPSIRDDLVKALPYPDPVGAIGNSCGLPSIALPCGFGKGRMPAGFQIMGSAFEEGTLLHLGEAFQSRTAFHRERPPLFV, from the coding sequence ATGCTGAGCGAGGACATTTTCTACCTTCCCATTTCGGAGCTGGGCGTGCGGATTCGCTCGCGCCGGCTCTCGCCGGTCGAGCTCACCGAAGGCTACCTCGACCGGATTCACCGCTACGGCACAAAGCTCAACGCCTTCGCGACGGTGACCCCCGATCTCGCGCTCACGCAGGCACGCGCGGCGGAGCGCGAGATCCATTCGGGGCGCTACCGCGGACCGCTCCACGGGATCCCGTATGCGGCGAAGGACCTCCTCGCGACCGCCGGGATCAAGACCGGGTGGGGCGCCCACCCCACTCGGGACCAGATCCCCGACAAGGACGCGACCGTCGTCCGGAAGCTCCGCGACGCGGGTGCCGTCCTGCTCGGAAAGGCCGCGATGGTGGAGTTCGCGGGGTGCCTGGGCTATCGCTTCGCGGACGCTTCGCTCACAGGGCCGGGGCGGAATCCCTGGGACCCCGAGCGGTGGACCGGGGGGTCGTCGTCGGGCTCCGGGGCGGCCGTGGCCTCGGCGCTCGTCGGCTTCGCGATCGGGACGGAAACATGGGGTTCGATCCTCTGCCCGTCCGCCTTTTGCGGCGTGACGGGACTCCGCCCGACGTACGGACGCGTGAGCCGCGCGGGAGGGATGGTGGGCGCGTACACCTTCGACAAGATCGGACCGATGGCGCGCTCGGCCGCGGACTGCCGCGTCGTGCTTCAGGCGATCGCGGGACCCGATCCCGACGACCCCAGCGCATCCACGGAACCGCTTCGCCTGGATCGGGGAGGCGTTGAACTCTCGCGCCTCCGGGGAGCCTTGGTCCCGCTCGATTTCACGAAAACCAAGGGCGCGGAACCCGAGGTCAAAGCCGCCTTCGATCGCGCCGTCGCGGACCTCGGGGCTCTGGGTCTCAAGCTCGAGGAGGCGAAGCTCCCCGATTTCCCCGCCTCGGAGATGGCGAGCCTGATCATCAACGCGGAGGCGCTCTCCACATTCGAGAACTACTACAAGAATGGCGGGGTCTGGGAGTTGAAGGATCCCTACGCTCCGTACCAGCGAGAGATCACCCGGGCCCTGAACGGCGCGGACCTCGTGAAGGCGTGGCGGATGCGGACGCTCCTCCAGGAGAGGATCGCGGATTTCTTCTCGCGCTACGACGTCATCGTGACGCCGAACTTCATGTCGGTTGCGCCCTCGATACGCGACGATCTCGTGAAGGCCCTCCCGTACCCGGATCCAGTCGGCGCGATCGGGAACTCGTGCGGGCTCCCCTCGATCGCGCTCCCGTGCGGGTTCGGCAAGGGGCGCATGCCGGCCGGCTTCCAGATCATGGGCTCCGCCTTCGAGGAAGGGACGCTCCTCCACCTAGGGGAAGCGTTTCAGTCGCGGACGGCGTTTCACCGAGAGCGCCCGCCGCTCTTCGTCTAG
- a CDS encoding CoA-binding protein: MKRDLGSGASARPIRDIIADFLAEGPYAVVGASTNRDKFGNKVLRAYQRKGFRVYPINPREPEIEGLKTYADLKSIPETPRGVSIITPPPITEKIVAEAADAGARFVWMQPGAESPEAVRIARARGLEVIADGSCFLVETGFRG, translated from the coding sequence ATGAAACGGGATCTCGGGTCCGGGGCCTCGGCGCGCCCCATTCGCGACATCATCGCCGATTTTCTCGCGGAGGGGCCCTACGCCGTCGTCGGCGCCTCGACGAACCGGGACAAGTTCGGGAACAAGGTGCTTCGCGCGTATCAAAGGAAGGGGTTCAGGGTTTATCCCATCAATCCGCGCGAGCCCGAAATCGAGGGATTGAAGACCTACGCGGATCTCAAATCGATTCCGGAGACGCCGCGCGGCGTCTCCATCATCACGCCGCCGCCGATCACGGAAAAGATCGTCGCGGAGGCCGCCGACGCCGGCGCGCGGTTCGTGTGGATGCAACCGGGAGCGGAAAGCCCGGAAGCGGTCCGGATCGCGCGAGCGCGCGGGCTCGAGGTCATCGCCGACGGAAGCTGTTTTCTGGTGGAGACCGGGTTCCGGGGATAG
- a CDS encoding DNA-3-methyladenine glycosylase 2 family protein yields MRVLNAHRQRNVRRIARREDVIPRPGARGAGRWSERGAMLPAAAREQEGREPDQRDQRQQDGTRGFVLSWHGEFLLAVERQTAKFEPPPPAPPRCLGGRRPGGKPVSYHNGLTRSNAGSFRLCAATADRYNGDPMAGRSSRILGAEVRFDACEALSLLRGRDPKLAFLIDRVGAFRLKLDPVATPFEALSESILYQQITGRAAETIAGRFRDRLGDGRFPPPERVLEASDTALREVGISRAKCAALRDLAAKSLDGTIPTMRRLGAMEDEDVVERLTVVRGIGRWTAEMFLIFRLGRPDVLPIHDYGVRKGFQRTFRTRGIPEPKSVARRGERWRPFRTVASWYLWRSLE; encoded by the coding sequence ATGCGCGTTTTGAATGCGCATCGCCAGCGCAACGTCCGCCGGATTGCGCGGCGAGAGGACGTCATTCCCCGCCCGGGCGCCCGCGGAGCTGGTCGGTGGAGTGAGAGAGGAGCCATGCTCCCGGCTGCAGCTCGAGAGCAAGAGGGCCGCGAACCCGACCAGCGCGATCAGCGCCAGCAGGACGGGACCCGAGGATTTGTGCTTTCTTGGCATGGGGAGTTCCTCCTTGCTGTGGAGCGACAAACCGCCAAGTTTGAGCCGCCTCCGCCCGCGCCGCCGCGCTGCCTCGGAGGGAGAAGGCCCGGAGGGAAGCCGGTATCCTACCACAACGGCCTCACCCGATCAAACGCCGGAAGCTTCCGCTTATGCGCGGCGACCGCGGATCGGTACAATGGAGATCCCATGGCAGGACGCTCGTCCAGAATCCTCGGCGCGGAAGTCCGATTCGATGCCTGCGAAGCTCTCTCGCTTCTCCGCGGACGGGATCCGAAGCTCGCCTTCCTCATCGATCGAGTCGGGGCGTTTCGGCTCAAGCTGGATCCGGTCGCCACGCCGTTCGAAGCGCTCTCCGAGAGCATCCTCTATCAGCAGATCACCGGCCGCGCGGCGGAGACCATCGCCGGACGTTTCCGGGATCGCCTCGGGGACGGACGCTTTCCGCCCCCGGAGCGGGTTCTCGAGGCATCCGACACCGCGCTCCGCGAAGTCGGGATCTCGAGGGCAAAATGCGCGGCCTTGCGCGACCTCGCGGCGAAATCGCTCGACGGAACGATCCCCACGATGAGGAGGCTGGGCGCGATGGAGGATGAGGACGTGGTCGAGCGGCTCACGGTGGTGCGGGGAATCGGACGGTGGACCGCCGAGATGTTCCTCATTTTCAGGCTCGGCCGACCCGATGTGCTCCCCATTCACGATTACGGGGTACGCAAGGGATTCCAGCGCACGTTTCGCACGCGCGGCATCCCGGAACCCAAGTCGGTCGCCCGGCGCGGCGAGCGCTGGCGGCCGTTCCGTACCGTGGCGAGCTGGTATCTCTGGAGGTCGCTCGAATGA